One Acidobacteriota bacterium genomic window, ACCGAATAGAGCTTTCTGGCAAGATCGGACGCGGGCTTTAGGGCCCTCACCTGTTCCAGATATCTTTCCGTGAGATCTTCAATTTCCCGCCTGCCTGCATCCAGCTTCGTGATTTGCACATCGTCGTGAGAAATAGAAAGACAAAATGACCGAGGTTCATCGAGTACGTACTCCAAAATGACTTCGTCTGGCACGAGTGTGTCTCGAACTTCTCGAAGTTTCGGTGGTTGCCACAGGCGCAGAGTCTCTCGTGGAAGGTTGACGTCATTCAAATAGGCAAGTCGTTGTTCTTGTTCCTCCAGATTCTCAAGTAATTGCTGGCGCTCATGAGGATCTTCGGATCGCATGAGTTGTAGCTGGACGCGCGAGATGGCACCTTCGATGCGTGCATAAGCTGGAGAATCAGTATGTTCATGGGGGGCTCTGTGCTCCAGCGCATCCTCAATGATTCGTCCACGCGCTCGTTCCAATGCGCGAAACGCGCGATTGACGTTGTTCGTCTGGGCTGTGAGTTCGAAATCCCCGAGATACGTGTCGCTGGCCTCTCCGACGAATGATCCGCCAGAATATGGACCTGGGGCATTCAGTACCACGCTATCAACAACATCTTCAGCTTCGTCGTAAAGGCGCTCCGCCTCCTGGCTTTTTCCCAATCGTACTTCGAGCCGTGCCAGCGCCGTAAGGTCGCGGGGCAGGCTGTAGCGATCGCCTAAGCGCATGCTTACGTCACGGGCCGCCGTGAGCCGCTTCTCTGCCTCGGCAAGGTCCCCATGCTCTTCGTAAATCTTTGCCAAATCAAAGAGGTCATCCGCGTCCATTCGGTAGTAGTTATACTTGCCAGCTATAGCGGCTGCCTCCTCCATTTCTTCGATCGCTTCTGTTGTGTTGCCAGTTTGGAGAGAGAGTTTTCCTAGCAGAATTAGGGTCTGCGCTTCATGTCCCGTACGTTGCTCTCGCCTCGCCGTACCCAAACACTCAGTGAGTGCTGTCCGCGCCTCATTGGTTTTGCCGAACGCCGTCAACGCCTCACCCTTTCCTTCATAGGCCATGTAGGGGAAACCGCAGTCTTTGCAGGATTTTGCCACATTGATCGCACGACTAAAGAAGTACTGTGCGTCCTCTGACCTCCCCTGAACTTCGAGTCCGTTCCCAATCAACTCAAGATATCGAACCTCAGCACCGATGTCGCCACTCTTGATGGCTGACAACAGAGCGCCGCCCACCAATTGGCCGGCCTTGAGACTCTTGCCCTGAAGGAAAGCAATCAGCCCTAGTTCACCCTGGGCACGAGCTTCCCATTGCCTTTCCTTGAGCGTACTGGCTAGCAGCTCTGCTTCCTGCCAGTCCTTTTTAGCTGCGGGGACATTAACCTCGATGTCCGTCATGCCCTTCGCGCTCAGACACCAAAGCTTAAGCTTCGGATCCTTCTGAACCAGCGGTGTCGCGAGTTGTGATTCGAGAAAG contains:
- a CDS encoding CHAT domain-containing protein — translated: MLGTRHIRVYISILAALCIGACVAGIWIFLKGSQRRGTSSQHVPANDPKAILAEANHYAFLSNSYRADPLYAKAEKMFRERGDKRDELYAKIGRLRAEAETMSFVKLSDFLESQLATPLVQKDPKLKLWCLSAKGMTDIEVNVPAAKKDWQEAELLASTLKERQWEARAQGELGLIAFLQGKSLKAGQLVGGALLSAIKSGDIGAEVRYLELIGNGLEVQGRSEDAQYFFSRAINVAKSCKDCGFPYMAYEGKGEALTAFGKTNEARTALTECLGTARREQRTGHEAQTLILLGKLSLQTGNTTEAIEEMEEAAAIAGKYNYYRMDADDLFDLAKIYEEHGDLAEAEKRLTAARDVSMRLGDRYSLPRDLTALARLEVRLGKSQEAERLYDEAEDVVDSVVLNAPGPYSGGSFVGEASDTYLGDFELTAQTNNVNRAFRALERARGRIIEDALEHRAPHEHTDSPAYARIEGAISRVQLQLMRSEDPHERQQLLENLEEQEQRLAYLNDVNLPRETLRLWQPPKLREVRDTLVPDEVILEYVLDEPRSFCLSISHDDVQITKLDAGRREIEDLTERYLEQVRALKPASDLARKLYSVLLSPVPSLAGKKHYVVVPDGKLYFLPFGALKDSSGQYVVKSVDVTYVPSASVLEVLKEQENNHPLTRAFLGVGDVVYSPPNSNSISGRILRGLYDLAGVHQLRNLPASKKEVINADRALGGTGSVVLLGPKATILKLETEPLGDFSVLHLAVHSIPSTEFPTRAALVLDRSPGSNQAGLLQEWQIIDLSLNADLVTLSACDTGVGKLEGEEGVTDLADAFLFAGAKSVVASLWESDDEYTAALMQQFYRHLAQHEDKDIALQQAKLDLIQEYGGDALPFYWAGFILEGEGSSPVTIP